The Tubulanus polymorphus chromosome 6, tnTubPoly1.2, whole genome shotgun sequence genome includes a region encoding these proteins:
- the LOC141907534 gene encoding ubiquitin carboxyl-terminal hydrolase 2-like has product MSRSSLRSPILLTSYYRPSLPTTAIMPTSSTYRSTISNNKYNSSVTGARPLPPGPGPIYNSSLTRLRQNRASDLPSLNAGPVRANHATTTYSSSYGSYAAPKNTDYTSSLGNRLSRRSLSYDNLTSSIGSLKVAVGGGAADYTSKTRQRRLSSESSTDTKTRVSIYSPIERRGSLTGYDATRTQTRRDSVHDSTRTPARRDSLNGYDSTRTPARRDSVHDSTSSTQRIRRDSLGSNSSTSRVISGTEFKSSSSITKSSTAAREHNGLTGLKNLGNTCFMNSITQCLSNCRPLLEYCLNDDYHLDINTTSSTMKGALFKAYANLMSEMWSGQTSSTSPNTFKSKMTRYAPRFSGYGQHDSQEFLRYALEGLHEDVNRVGERVRPELPDDAAEDRMKDSEKSLLYWKRYLRLGNSKIIDLFVGQLKSTLRCTECGYCSTTFDPFWDLSLPIHKRTTKVQLNECFRLFTQEEILDGDEKPTCAKCKTRRKCLKSFSIQRFPKILVLHLKRFSQDRYRGKLATLVDFPINGLDLSSFAADSGSKSGARYDLFGVSNHSGTTYSGHYTAYCKHPYTGIWHEYNDARVSSMSSREVVSSEGYVLFYELLTH; this is encoded by the exons atgTCCCGTTCGAGCCTTCGCTCGCCGATCTTACTGACCTCGTATTACAGACCGTCGCTACCGACGACCGCAATAATGCCGACCAGTTCGACGTATCGCTCGACGATATCCAACAATAAATACAACTCGTCGGTTACGGGGGCGCGTCCGTTACCGCCCGGACCGGGTCCGATTTACAACAGCAGCCTGACGAGACTGCGCCAGAACCGCGCGTCGGATCTACCGTCGCTGAACGCGGGTCCGGTACGCGCCAATCACGCCACCACCACGTACAGTTCCAGTTACGGGTCATACGCCGCGCCAAAAAACACCGATTATACGTCGTCGCTCGGCAACCGATTGTCACGGCGGTCGCTTAGTTACGACAATCTGACGTCGTCGATCGGATCGCTGAAGGTCGCCGTTGGTGGTGGCGCCGCCGATTACACGTCGAAGACTCGTCAGCGTCGGCTGTCGTCGGAGAGTTCGACCGACACTAAAACGCGGGTATCGATTTACAGTCCGATCGAACGGCGCGGCTCACTTACCGGATACGACGCGACGCGGACTCAGACGCGGCGCGACTCCGTACATGACTCCACACGGACTCCGGCGCGGCGCGATTCGCTCAACGGATACGACTCCACGCGGACTCCGGCGCGGCGCGACTCCGTACATGACTCCACCTCCTCGACTCAACGGATCCGACGAGACTCACTTGGTTCAAACTCATCTACG agTCGAGTGATCTCCGGGACTGAATTCAAGTCTTCCAGTTCAATAACGAAATCTTCCACGGCCGCGCGTGAACACAACGGACTGACCGGACTGAAAAACCTTGGAAACACG tGTTTTATGAACAGTATTACGCAGTGTTTGAGTAACTGTCGTCCATTGTTGGAATATTGTCTTAACGACGACTATCATTTAGACATCAACACGACGAGCTCCACGATGAAGGGAGCACTATTTAAAG CCTATGCAAATCTGATGAGTGAAATGTGGTCCGGGCAGACGTCGTCTACGTCTCCAAATACGTTCAAGAGTAAAATGACTCGTTACGCTCCGCGTTTTAGTGGATACGG TCAGCACGACTCTCAGGAATTTTTACGCTACGCGTTGGAAGGACTTCACGAGGACGTGAACCGCGTCGGCGAGCGAGTGAGACCGGAATTGCCGGACGACGCCGCCGAGGACAGAATGAAAGACTCGGAGAAATCTCTGCTTTACTGGAAACGTTACCTGAGACTCGGAAACAGTAAAATTATCG ATTTATTTGTCGGACAGTTGAAGAGTACTTTACGCTGCACCGAATGTGGATATTGCTCAACTACCTTCGATCCGTTCTGGGATTTATCCTTACCCATACATAAA AGAACGACGAAAGTTCAGCTCAACGAATGTTTTCGACTTTTTACGCAAGAGGAAATTTTGGACGGAGACGAAAAGCCT ACGTGCGCCAAGTGTAAAACACGACGGAAATGTCTGAAAAGTTTTTCTATACAAAGATTTCCGAAGATTCTAGTATTAC ATTTGAAGCGTTTTTCTCAGGATCGATACCGCGGTAAATTAGCGACGCTCGTTGACTTCCCGATTAACGGTTTAGATCTCAGTTCGTTCGCTGCTGATTCAG GATCGAAGAGCGGGGCGCGTTATGATTTGTTCGGTGTTTCGAATCACTCGGGTACGACGTACTCGGGACACTATACGGCGTACTGTAAACATCCATACACGGGTATCTGGCACGAATACAACGACGCAAG AGTAAGCAGTATGTCGTCTCGTGAGGTCGTCTCTTCAGAAGGATATGTATTATTTTACGAACTGCTGACTCATTGA